The following are encoded together in the Phaseolus vulgaris cultivar G19833 chromosome 9, P. vulgaris v2.0, whole genome shotgun sequence genome:
- the LOC137820980 gene encoding uncharacterized protein, translated as MGEVSETMTKKKKKGRPSLLDLQKRSLKKEQQQGQHHNQRQNNPNSTNSHPKNTNVATHDDDDDERKEKKHKLLVGLNSHLHNPTLFPNSQPFNSDPKRRKIDPLQHHQTDGKVPKATDSKHGSQGESGPTTPLPDKKLLLFILDRLQKKDTHGVFSEPVDPEELPDYHDIIKNPMDFGTVRKKLDGELYTDLEHFEKDVFLICSNAMQYNSSDTIYHRQARAMQEIARKDFENLRQDSDDSEPQPKVVQRGRPPGKLSRKSLGMPSAERVGPESSSDATLASGGDIASGSNGYNLRKVPSKFQPTDSSARAYNSTFNNGGYTGWSEWENEFPASVVKAVLRYGKKQYTVDETRRDSYKIPVTLGNEGPLLTTVEDEVKQLLAVGIHMKHSYARSLAHFAADLGPVVWKIAASKISSVLPTGHEFGPGWVSEDDGSQKQHFPVCDEGRTSDPPVVEDCRSRFSSPSGSLPLANRPCFQSGDMVINNYQKELNPATNIGGGSESITPVRIQQESVAHSDDFGSHDWLGSNFSPQMKMVRLADLTGSPSAGVAPQMFDMDPTSSRIAQTNMNPSLMGQYGSKSSQLESGNLLARESGFEPRSWSQGIAGKSSWPGLEVPTKQNSFAHSNDLNGRIGTTNSPSSSNVEAGSQLQPNLALQL; from the exons ATGGGCGAGGTATCTGAAACGatgacgaagaagaagaagaagggacgCCCCTCTCTTTTGGATCTTCAAAAGCGATCTCTCAAGAAGGAACAGCAACAGGGCCAACACCACAACCAGCGACAGAACAACCCCAATTCCACCAATTCACACCCCAAAAACACCAACGTTGCTACCCACGACGACGACGACGACGAGCGCAAGGAGAAGAAGCACAAGCTCCTCGTCGGGCTCAATTCCCATCTCCACAACCCAACATTATTCCCCAATTCCCAGCCATTCAATTCCGATCCCAAGAGGCGCAAGATTGACCCTCTCCAACACCACCAAACG GATGGGAAGGTTCCGAAAGCGACTGACAGTAAACATG GTTCGCAGGGGGAGTCCGGTCCCACTACACCTTTGCCAGACAAAAAGCTCTTGCTGTTTATCCTTGACAGACTTCAAAA GAAGGACACGCACGGGGTGTTCTCTGAGCCTGTGGATCCAGAAGAg CTTCCTGATTATCATGACATCATCAAAAACCCGATGGATTTTGGAACTGTGAGAAAGAAATTGGATGGGGAACTATATACCGATTTGGAACATTTTGAG AAAGATGTGTTCTTGATTTGCTCTAATGCAATGCAATATAATTCATCAGATACCATTTACCACCGACAG GCCCGAGCCATGCAAGAGATCGCAAGGAAGGACTTTGAGAATCTGAGACAAGATAGTGATGATAGTGAACCACAGCCCAAAGTTGTGCAGAGAGGAAGGCCACCAGGCAAGCTCTCAAGAAAGTCACTGGGTATGCCTTCTGCTGAGCGCGTTGGTCCTGAATCTTCTTCTGATGCAACTCTTGCTTCTGGCGGGGATATTGCTAGTGGCTCCAACGGTTATAATCTTAGGAAAGTACCAAGCAAATTTCAGCCTACAGATTCATCTGCTAGGGCCTACAACAGCACTTTTAACAATGGAGGGTATACGGGTTGGTCCGAATGGGAGAATGAATTTCCAG CTTCTGTTGTAAAAGCTGTGTTAAGATATGGAAAGAAGCAGTATACAGTTGATGAGACCAGGCGCGATTCTTACAAAATACCAGTGACTTTAGGAAATGAAGGACCGCTGTTGACtacagttgaagatgaagtcaaGCAACTTCTTGCT GTTGGTATACACATGAAGCACAGTTATGCAAGAAGTCTAGCCCATTTTGCTGCAGATCTTGGTCCTGTTGTTTGGAAGATTGCTGCAAGTAAAATAAGCAGTGTTTTGCCTACAGGACATGAATTTGGTCCTGGATGGGTAAGTGAAGATGACGGGTCACAGAAGCAACACTTCCCAGTTTGTGACGAGGGTAGAACTTCAGACCCTCCCGTGGTAGAGGATTGTAGAAGTAGATTTTCTTCTCCATCTGGATCACTTCCCCTTGCAAATAGACCCTGCTTCCAAAGTGGAGACATGGTTATAAATAATTACCAGAAAGAGTTGAATCCGGCAACCAACATTGGTGGCGGATCTGAGTCCATAACTCCTGTGAGGATTCAGCAGGAATCCGTGGCGCACTCTGATGATTTTGGTTCACATGATTGGTTAGGTTCTAATTTTTCACCACAAATGAAGATGGTAAGACTTGCTGACCTAACTGGGTCTCCGAGTGCTGGGGTTGCTCCTCAAATGTTTGACATGGATCCCACAAGCAGCCGCATTGCGCAGACAAATATGAATCCTTCTCTTATGGGACAATACGGGAGCAAATCAAGTCAATTAGAATCCGGTAATTTATTGGCCCGGGAATCTGGGTTTGAGCCACGAAGTTGGTCTCAAGGGATTGCTGGGAAATCATCTTGGCCGGGTTTGGAAGTTCCCACTAAACAGAATTCTTTTGCACATTCTAATGACTTGAATGGAAGGATTGGAACTACAAATTCACCAAGTAGTTCCAACGTGGAGGCTGGTTCTCAGTTGCAGCCCAATTTGGCATTACAGCTctga
- the LOC137821799 gene encoding probable serine/threonine-protein kinase PBL21 isoform X2, with amino-acid sequence MSCFSCFVSRRKDVRRVEIDNGARSAATAASSEGERKRESSEAKGKSVSSSKGSTAAASFGFRELAAATRGFKEVNLIGEGGFGRVYKGRLSTGELVAVKQLSHDGRQGFQEFVTEVLMLSLLHHSNLVKLIGYCTDGDQRLLVYEYMPMGSLEDHLFDPTQDKEPLSWSSRMKIAVGAARGLEYLHCKADPPVIYRDLKSANILLDNEFNPKLSDFGLAKLGPVGDNTHVSTRVMGTYGYCAPEYAMSGKLTLKSDIYSFGVVLLELITGRRAIDASRKPGEQNLVSWSRPYFSDRRKFVHMVDPLLQGNFPLRCLHQAIAITAMCLQEQPKFRPLIGDIVVALEYLASQSIAEVHRHGGRSSPQQPSSEIDRN; translated from the exons ATGAGTTGTTTTTCCTGCTTTGTTTCTCGCCGGAAAGATGTCAGGAGGGTTGAAATTGACAATGGCGCTCGATCTGCTGCTACTGCTGCCTCCTCAG AGGGTGAAAGGAAGAGAGAATCCTCAGAGGCAAAGGGGAAGAGTGTTAGCAGTAGTAAAGGAAGTACTGCAGCGGCTAGTTTTGGTTTTCGCGAACTTGCTGCGGCAACGAGGGGTTTCAAGGAAGTGAATTTAATCGGGGAAGGTGGTTTTGGAAGGGTTTACAAGGGTCGACTTTCAACGGGCGAG CTTGTTGCCGTGAAACAATTGAGTCATGATGGTCGGCAAGGTTTTCAGGAATTTGTTACGGAGGTTCTTATGTTGAGCCTGCTGCACCATTCTAATCTTGTGAAGTTAATTGGCTACTGCACTGATGGAGATCAAAGGCTTTTGGTTTATGAGTACATGCCCATGGGTTCACTGGAGGATCATCTTTTTG ATCCTACCCAAGACAAAGAACCCCTAAGTTGGAGTTCTCGAATGAAGATTGCTGTTGGAGCTGCTCGTGGCCTCGAGTATCTCCATTGTAAAGCAGATCCACCTGTTATCTACAGAGACTTGAAATCTGCTAACATCTTGTTAGATAATGAATTCAACCCAAAACTGTCAGATTTTGGGCTTGCTAAACTTGGACCTGTTGGAGACAATACCCATGTTTCAACCAGAGTAATGGGAACATATGGCTACTGTGCGCCCGAGTATGCCATGAGTGGCAAATTAACTCTTAAATCTGATATATACAGCTTTGGTGTGGTTTTGTTGGAGTTGATCACTGGACGTAGAGCAATAGATGCCAGTAGAAAACCAGGAGAGCAAAACTTGGTTTCATGG TCTCGCCCATATTTTAGTGATCGGAGAAAGTTTGTACATATGGTAGACCCTCTTTTACAAGGCAACTTCCCCTTGCGCTGTTTGCATCAGGCAATTGCAATAACTGCTATGTGTCTCCAGGAGCAACCAAAATTCCGTCCACTTATTGGTGATATTGTTGTTGCACTGGAATACCTAGCTTCTCAGAGTATTGCTGAAGTGCATAGACATGGTGGGCGCAGCTCACCGCAACAACCATCTTCTGAAATCGATAGAAATTAA
- the LOC137821488 gene encoding glycosyltransferase family 92 protein Os08g0121900, with protein sequence MRRRPRATFIVSVLCIITFASFSLYLSRNAISTWQPYSDLPNAHHHFLLHTTNSNNKNVIDDNSELGLQRRRVSSLKDSLSTVSVLIPDWEILVIVVTNTPFSSSDQYHCLFPNNANSLARFSGVLPFTNRLAFKCDLPESVRRHRMFSQPTLVRGGASVTELLKPMPQLMKWNFLVYESFSTDNDVVVFAKGVNHRSGYDRSPKELRCVFDFGNGVRTAVTSSVQEVFRCPHPDFEPGLDSYYGLPQRIGISLEVVAENMIVPSVAYYIPRPKPKLDVESQPKHVLCACTMVYNVAKFLREWVMYHSKVGVDNFILYDNASDDDLHSVVGELRKAGYNISTLFWIWPKTQEAGFSHSVVYSKSKGLCSWILYVDIDEFAFSPSWGNESDPSLKSLLPREQPLEGGMKSRVGQVSMKCLEFGPSNQRRHPEEGVTQGYTCRMRAEQRHKSMVLVDAVEPSLWNVIHHFQMNEKEGFVSKQVGVEEGLVNHYKYQAWDEFKNKFRRRVSAYVVDWKQELNPTSKDRTPGLGFQPVEPNDWKHRFCEVSDKRLKFLTLQWFRLLTPNGYTMAWQNH encoded by the coding sequence ATGCGACGGAGACCACGCGCCACCTTCATTGTCTCCGTGCTCTGCATTATCACCTTCGCTTCGTTTTCTCTTTACCTCTCTCGCAATGCCATTTCCACTTGGCAACCTTACTCTGACCTCCCAAACGCCCACCATCACTTCCTTCTTCACACCACCAACAGCAACAACAAGAATGTCATCGACGATAACAGCGAACTCGGCCTTCAAAGACGGCGTGTATCCTCCCTCAAGGACTCCTTATCCACCGTTTCCGTTCTCATCCCCGATTGGGAGATTCTTGTCATCGTTGTCACAAACACACCTTTCTCCTCCTCCGACCAATATCATTGCCTCTTCCCCAACAATGCCAATTCTCTGGCCAGATTCTCCGGTGTCTTACCTTTCACCAACCGCCTCGCCTTCAAGTGTGACTTGCCGGAATCTGTCCGGCGACATCGCATGTTCTCCCAGCCCACGCTTGTGAGAGGAGGAGCATCGGTGACGGAGCTCCTGAAACCAATGCCTCAACTCATGAAGTGGAACTTTCTCGTGTACGAGTCCTTCTCCACGGACAACGATGTTGTTGTGTTCGCCAAAGGGGTCAACCATCGTAGTGGATACGACAGGTCTCCGAAGGAACTCCGCTGCGTGTTTGATTTCGGAAACGGAGTTCGTACCGCCGTCACGAGCTCCGTTCAAGAAGTGTTTCGTTGCCCCCACCCAGACTTCGAGCCAGGTTTAGATTCTTATTATGGGTTGCCCCAGAGGATCGGAATCTCCCTTGAGGTTGTTGCAGAAAACATGATTGTCCCCTCAGTGGCGTACTACATTCCCAGGCCTAAGCCCAAGCTCGACGTGGAATCACAACCCAAACATGTCTTATGTGCGTGCACTATGGTCTACAACGTGGCGAAATTCTTACGGGAATGGGTTATGTATCATTCGAAAGTTGGAGTGGATAATTTCATCTTGTACGACAATGCAAGCGACGATGATTTGCACAGTGTGGTCGGGGAGCTCCGAAAAGCAGGGTACAACATTAGCACACTGTTTTGGATTTGGCCAAAGACTCAAGAAGCCGGGTTTTCTCACAGTGTGGTGTACTCCAAATCAAAGGGACTGTGTAGTTGGATTCTGTACGTGGATATTGACGAGTTCGCGTTCTCTCCCTCTTGGGGAAACGAAAGCGATCCTTCGTTGAAATCGTTGCTGCCACGCGAACAGCCATTAGAAGGAGGAATGAAGAGTAGGGTGGGGCAAGTGTCGATGAAATGTTTGGAATTTGGGCCTTCGAATCAACGAAGACACCCGGAGGAAGGTGTGACGCAGGGGTACACGTGTCGGATGAGGGCGGAGCAGCGGCACAAGTCGATGGTGCTGGTGGATGCGGTGGAGCCCAGTTTGTGGAACGTGATACATCATTTTCAGATGAATGAAAAGGAAGGGTTCGTGTCGAAGCAAGTTGGCGTGGAGGAGGGGTTGGTGAATCACTACAAGTACCAAGCATGGGATGAGTTCAAGAACAAGTTTCGAAGGAGGGTTTCTGCGTATGTTGTGGATTGGAAACAAGAGTTGAACCCAACCTCTAAGGATAGAACTCCTGGGTTGGGATTCCAACCCGTAGAACCCAATGATTGGAAACACAGATTTTGTGAAGTCAGCGACAAGAGGTTGAAATTCTTAACCCTCCAATGGTTTCGGTTGCTCACTCCCAACGGCTACACAATGGCATGGCAAAACCATTGA
- the LOC137821799 gene encoding probable serine/threonine-protein kinase PBL21 isoform X1: protein MSCFSCFVSRRKDVRRVEIDNGARSAATAASSEGERKRESSEAKGKSVSSSKGSTAAASFGFRELAAATRGFKEVNLIGEGGFGRVYKGRLSTGELVAVKQLSHDGRQGFQEFVTEVLMLSLLHHSNLVKLIGYCTDGDQRLLVYEYMPMGSLEDHLFGKLIFNPTQDKEPLSWSSRMKIAVGAARGLEYLHCKADPPVIYRDLKSANILLDNEFNPKLSDFGLAKLGPVGDNTHVSTRVMGTYGYCAPEYAMSGKLTLKSDIYSFGVVLLELITGRRAIDASRKPGEQNLVSWSRPYFSDRRKFVHMVDPLLQGNFPLRCLHQAIAITAMCLQEQPKFRPLIGDIVVALEYLASQSIAEVHRHGGRSSPQQPSSEIDRN from the exons ATGAGTTGTTTTTCCTGCTTTGTTTCTCGCCGGAAAGATGTCAGGAGGGTTGAAATTGACAATGGCGCTCGATCTGCTGCTACTGCTGCCTCCTCAG AGGGTGAAAGGAAGAGAGAATCCTCAGAGGCAAAGGGGAAGAGTGTTAGCAGTAGTAAAGGAAGTACTGCAGCGGCTAGTTTTGGTTTTCGCGAACTTGCTGCGGCAACGAGGGGTTTCAAGGAAGTGAATTTAATCGGGGAAGGTGGTTTTGGAAGGGTTTACAAGGGTCGACTTTCAACGGGCGAG CTTGTTGCCGTGAAACAATTGAGTCATGATGGTCGGCAAGGTTTTCAGGAATTTGTTACGGAGGTTCTTATGTTGAGCCTGCTGCACCATTCTAATCTTGTGAAGTTAATTGGCTACTGCACTGATGGAGATCAAAGGCTTTTGGTTTATGAGTACATGCCCATGGGTTCACTGGAGGATCATCTTTTTGGTAAACTTATTTTTA ATCCTACCCAAGACAAAGAACCCCTAAGTTGGAGTTCTCGAATGAAGATTGCTGTTGGAGCTGCTCGTGGCCTCGAGTATCTCCATTGTAAAGCAGATCCACCTGTTATCTACAGAGACTTGAAATCTGCTAACATCTTGTTAGATAATGAATTCAACCCAAAACTGTCAGATTTTGGGCTTGCTAAACTTGGACCTGTTGGAGACAATACCCATGTTTCAACCAGAGTAATGGGAACATATGGCTACTGTGCGCCCGAGTATGCCATGAGTGGCAAATTAACTCTTAAATCTGATATATACAGCTTTGGTGTGGTTTTGTTGGAGTTGATCACTGGACGTAGAGCAATAGATGCCAGTAGAAAACCAGGAGAGCAAAACTTGGTTTCATGG TCTCGCCCATATTTTAGTGATCGGAGAAAGTTTGTACATATGGTAGACCCTCTTTTACAAGGCAACTTCCCCTTGCGCTGTTTGCATCAGGCAATTGCAATAACTGCTATGTGTCTCCAGGAGCAACCAAAATTCCGTCCACTTATTGGTGATATTGTTGTTGCACTGGAATACCTAGCTTCTCAGAGTATTGCTGAAGTGCATAGACATGGTGGGCGCAGCTCACCGCAACAACCATCTTCTGAAATCGATAGAAATTAA
- the LOC137821797 gene encoding uncharacterized protein encodes MASYPISFFFSHFPTNFGEYEMWKNFRRWGKVQEVFIPRRTNKYGHRFGFVRFIGISDSDKLEYQLDNIWIGNMKLHVSKPKYRRSYKGGRVEIDRGQQKRRDENGSKKVEPRVRKVWRRKGEISYAQAVKNGIHTRISSEKWMGQIMQVKVEDKEWMKRSCVGYLNETADIEDIKNSFFMNGANFIRLRYLGDNAMLLTPEGDTSVEDLIKENKEWLEEIFDEITPWDNSVRVAQRRVWVRVWGLPFHLWEWSVFVNVVINIGNLLAVDKTTENFDELQYARVLVSIPFVAEARTSKRMMINETIYQIHIEEDLTCCDKSNERKENEVSWSESFVGDEECESNYDNASESEKLMPTNQNMKSEFNHIGISSEIMSEDRYDSPVLRDVLKSCFSDTVVPDSLSHGNGYIRRSQSNMLQVSPSAAQECGLSESRAQFGEQVDGKNLQNGLDAWPRCTLQNDALHVIPNVHGSSTTQGDSRQMRNGPQGANSVQMLEEGGEGDNPLVQSGCPEWPK; translated from the coding sequence ATGGCATCGTATCCTATATCATTCTTCTTCTCCCATTTTCCTACAAACTTCGGGGAGTATGAGATGTGGAAAAATTTTCGTAGATGGGGCAAAGTGCAGGAGGTCTTTATACCTCGAAGAACAAATAAATATGGGCACAGATTTGGGTTTGTAAGATTTATTGGAATCTCTGATTCAGATAAGCTTGAATATCAACTGGATAACATATGGATCGGAAACATGAAACTACATGTGAGCAAACCAAAATATAGAAGAAGCTATAAAGGGGGTAGAGTGGAAATTGATAGAGGCCAGCAAAAACGCAGGGATGAAAATGGATCAAAGAAGGTGGAACCGAGAGTGAGGAAAGTATGGAGGAGAAAAGGAGAAATATCATACGCTCAGGCCGTAAAAAATGGTATACACACAAGAATCTCCTCTGAAAAGTGGATGGGGCAAATTATGCAAGTAAAGGTTGAAGACAAAGAATGGATGAAGAGAAGCTGTGTTGGATATCTAAATGAAACAGCAGATATTGAAGatattaaaaacagttttttcaTGAATGGTGCAAACTTTATTCGCCTAAGATATCTGGGTGATAACGCTATGCTACTCACACCGGAAGGAGATACTAGTGTGGAAGATTTGATTAAGGAAAACAAGGAATGGCTAGAGGAGATCTTTGATGAAATTACACCATGGGACAATTCAGTTCGGGTTGCACAGCGGAGGGTTTGGGTTAGAGTTTGGGGGTTACCGTTTCATCTTTGGGAATGGTCAGTTTTCGTAAACGTAGTAATCAATATTGGAAATCTCCTTGCAGTAGATAAAACCACTGAGAATTTTGATGAACTGCAGTACGCACGCGTCCTCGTATCCATCCCCTTCGTTGCCGAAGCTCGCACCTCAAAACGAATGATGATTAACGAAACGATTTATCAAATACACATTGAAGAAGATTTAACTTGTTGTGATAAATCTAATGAAAGGAAGGAGAATGAAGTATCTTGGTCTGAATCATTCGTTGGTGATGAGGAATGCGAATCAAATTATGATAATGCAAGTGAGAGTGAAAAGTTGATGCCTACGAATCAAAATATGAAGTCGGAGTTCAACCACATCGGAATCTCGTCGGAGATAATGTCGGAGGATAGGTACGATTCACCCGTTCTTCGAGACGTTCTGAAAAGCTGCTTTTCTGACACTGTGGTCCCTGACTCTCTGTCTCATGGTAACGGCTACATAAGGCGCTCTCAATCGAACATGCTCCAAGTCAGCCCTAGTGCGGCCCAAGAATGTGGGCTAAGTGAGTCACGAGCCCAGTTTGGGGAACAGGTAGATGGGAAAAATTTGCAAAATGGGCTAGATGCTTGGCCCAGGTGCACCCTTCAGAATGATGCCCTCCACGTCATACCTAACGTGCACGGCTCATCCACGACTCAGGGTGATAGCAGACAAATGCGCAATGGGCCTCAAGGAGCGAATTCAGTCCAAATGTTGGAGGAAGGGGGCGAAGGTGACAACCCACTCGTTCAATCTGGCTGCCCAGAATGGCCTAAGTAG